Below is a window of Paraburkholderia azotifigens DNA.
CCGGCGCGCCGCATACAGACCGAAGACGATTGCGGCGGCGGCCATGCCCCACCACTGGAACATATAGCCGTAATTACGTTCGACACCCGACGTCGGCGCAGGCCAGTCGCGCACGAGCTTGTCGCCGTCGTCGCTGGTCTGCTGGATCACGAACGGCTGCAGCGGCAGCCCCGTCTCCGTCGCGAACGACGCAACATCGAGATTCTGGCGAATCGTCTGATGCGCGGCCGAACCGCCCTGCCCAAGTTCATATGCACGGGTCGCATCGGCACGCGCAATGCCTTCGATCTCGACCTCGCCTCGCGGCGTGTCGTACGGTGCGATGGTCGTGCGCTCGTTCATGTTGCGCGGCAGCCAGCCGCGATTGATCAGCACATAGCCGCCGTCGCGCAGTTTAAAGGGCATCACGACGTAAAAGCCCGGCTGGTCGTTATACGGGCGATTATCGAGGTACACCACTTGCTGCGGCATAAACTGTCCAACCGCGCGCACGCGATGAAATTCGATGTCCTTCAGCGCGATCGGCGCGGCACCGATGTTCTGCGCGGGCGCATTCTCGAACTGCGTGATCTGCGCCTGCAGCGCTTCCTTCTGATGCGCGCGATCGCGCTGCCAGAAACCGAGCCGCACCGTCACCGCGACGACGATCAGAATCAGCAGCGTCGGGATGAGACGGATCTTCATCGTGCGGCTTTGACCAGGACATTCGACGACAGACGAACCATTGCGTGCGGTGCGATAATGAAATCGTTGCTTTCGCTTTCCTGAATTTCAATTGGTTCCATGCACATTCTCGTTCCCATCGCGTTCGCTCTGATCATCGCCAGCATGGTGTCCGCGCTGTACTTCATGATGCACGACCGGGGCAAGACGAAGCGTATGGTGTGGTCGCTGGCAACGCGTGTCGGTCTGTCGATTTCGCTGTTCCTGTTCATCCTGTTCGCAAACTGGATGGGCTGGATTCATTCGAC
It encodes the following:
- a CDS encoding SURF1 family protein, translating into MKIRLIPTLLILIVVAVTVRLGFWQRDRAHQKEALQAQITQFENAPAQNIGAAPIALKDIEFHRVRAVGQFMPQQVVYLDNRPYNDQPGFYVVMPFKLRDGGYVLINRGWLPRNMNERTTIAPYDTPRGEVEIEGIARADATRAYELGQGGSAAHQTIRQNLDVASFATETGLPLQPFVIQQTSDDGDKLVRDWPAPTSGVERNYGYMFQWWGMAAAAIVFGLYAARRSTKNAKLVGDKRPESSDAANNGQAPHA
- a CDS encoding twin transmembrane helix small protein, coding for MHILVPIAFALIIASMVSALYFMMHDRGKTKRMVWSLATRVGLSISLFLFILFANWMGWIHSTGIPYGR